GCATAGTAAACGCTTTTGACTCGGGAATAATAATACATCGCTAAAAGTGCGATTCCCGAGATTAGATTCAAGGCTATGATACGATAATAATATTCCTGGTCTTCCAGAAAAACGGATCCTACTATGTTTAAGCTTCCGTTAACGAAGGAGATGGCATTGAAGAGCCTATGCTCCAGAGAGTTTTTTTTAGGATCTCCGAATATTAGATAGATCAGCTGAAAAAAACGATGCTTCATACTTTCCTCCGGGCTTAAACTGCTAACATATGGAACCGTTTTGGAAGAATAGGAAACAAATTTTCCACTCGATTTTCAGGAAGAAATCCGGGAGACCCCTCGATTTTCACGATAAAATCGGAAGATCGCCCCAAATATGTCCAGGAATCCGGCTCTTCTTCCCGTTGAGCCTCTTGCGATCCGAAACAATAAGCCCCACTGTCTGAAGAGGATCGCGTATCTTTCCTGGATGGAGAAACGAGGATCGTATATGTTTGTGGATTCGGAAGTTACACCGTTCAGTTCCACGATATGTAAATCTTCTCCTTTTAGAAATTTCCCCAAGGAGGAGAATCTAACGTCGTAGCGCCCGAATTGGAATCCTGGAAACCGGGAGGAGATTTGGTCGATTTTCTCTTCTAGCTCGGGGGTGATCCACTCGGACCCGTCTAGGAATAAGGTTCCTTGGCAATGATTGCCCGCTTCCGCGAGTCGGATTTTTTCTCCCGGCGGAGGAATTTGGTTCCAGACGGAGGAGAATCGTTTTTTAAATACTTCCTTTTGGATTCTGAATCTAGGATGAGAATCCACTAAAGTCGATAGACTCGAATGGCCGTCTCCGATCAGAAAGGGAAATACTTTTCTAGTGATGGAGAATATTCTTCCAGTTCGTTCTCCAGGCAATCTATAATAGAAAATACCGGCTTCGAATGGGCCCGGATGAAATTCCTGTATGATCGAGTCCACATAAGAATTTTCTAATTCTCTCCGTAAAGAAGTTTCATCATCGATTCTTTTGACCCCTTGTCCTCTCTGTCCTGCGTCCGGTTTCAAAATCACCGGAAAATTCAGGCCGTTTTCCTGCATTCTTCGGAGAACCTCCTCCGGATTTTTCCGGGATCGTGGAACGGAAAGATATTGCAGAACGTATTTGTGATCCAAATGATCCAGGATATCCGATTTGGACTCTCCGATTAATCCTCCCAAAGGAATACGATCATTTACGGATGCGATGGATCCGAATCCCAGCGAACTTACGCATCCCCGACGAATCGATCTAATAGATTGGAATGCGATATACGGTATAAGGGGGAGGTATAGAAGCCAATTAGGCCAAAACTCCATAGAATCAAATTTTTCTAATAAATCCTTTTCGGTTTGAGCCTCTAACATGGACTTTATATCACCGGGTCCCAGGCAGTGAAGGAATTTACGGATATATGATGCCTCAGAGTGGACACGGCGAATCCGAAACTTTCCGGAAGATCGTCGAATCCTAAGTCGTGCTGTAATGCCACTTTCAGGATGGCTTCATGGTGGACCGTGTGTTCCCTAACGTATAATAACTCCCTTTCCCAGGAAGAGTCCGAAATCTCCTCCGTACCGGAAGCAGGATCAGAGATATGAGCCACTGTTATTTCCTTATCCCCGATCTTGTCTTTCAGTTCGTAGGCGAGTTCCTCCAAGCGAATAGAGGCCGCACTATTGGAGGATTCGAAGATAGGATTTCTGGCTCTGCGATCGTAGGAGATCCTACCCGTTTCCCAACCGTTTAGAAGCGCTTCGCCGACTTCCAGACAATGCCGTATCTGTTTCCCGATCGTAGCACCGGACAATAAGGGGAGGGGGCGAGAATAATTTCGATCGGGGATTCTTCGGGCCAGGTCCGCCAAACGAAGGAATGTCGCCTCGAGGGAGGATTGGACTGCGGGTTTTGCTGCGATCATCGGAAAAAGGATTCGATCCCGGACATGACTTGGTTACACTTTGGGTGGCGATTTCACCGCAAAAATTTCCTCCAAATGGAAGTCTGTCATAGGAGAGGAGAATAATGAGTGCTGCGTCCGCCCGCGCTCTCCTTTTTTAAGATCCCCTTGGAAATCAAGTCTTGGATATCTCTCGACGCGGTATCTTGGGAGGAATGTGTGAGTTTGGCGTATTTGGAGGAAGTGAGAGGATCATTTGTTCCTTCTAAAGCCCACTTTAAGACTTTGATTTGTCTCTGGTTCAGGGATACTCCGGAGTATTTATGCCAGAAAGCGCTTTTCTTTAGTATTAGTTCGACCGTTTCTTCGGCGAATTGTATGGACCTGCCTAGACAATCCAAGTACCATGAGATCCATCGGGTGATGTCCAGATTCGCTTTTTGGGAAAACTCCAAGATTTCATAATATTGCTTTCTTTCCTTTTGGATTCCGGAACTCATGCTATAAAATTTGGGCAAACCTTCTTCGGATCGAGTTAGGAGCATATCGGAAATTGCCCGAGCGATTCGCCCGTTTCCGTCTTCAAAGGGATGTATCGTTAAAAACCAAAAATGGGAAACGGCGGATTTCAGAATGGAATCCATTTCGGTTTCCTGTCGAAACCAGGTCAGGAATCTTTTCATTTCCTTGGGAACGCTTTTGGCCTTAGGGGCCTCGTAATGCACGACTTCTCTCCCCATCTTACCGGAAACGACTAACATAGGATCCGATCCCGGTTTGCGCCAATCTGCGACGGTGATCTTTTTTAATCCGCTTCTTCCAGATGGGAATAATGCGGAATGCCAAGAGAATAGACGTTCTTCGGTAAGAGGATGGGAATGATTTTCGGTGGCGTCTAATGCCATTTCAACGATCCCGTCGATTTCGCGTTCTTCTTCCGGAATTGCCGCGCTTTCTATCCCTAGGTGTCGAGCGATGGAAGAGCGTACTTGTTCCGGGTCCAGAGATTCTCCCTCGATGGCGAAGGAACGAACGATTTCTTCCTGTAAGGCTCTTATTCGAGTGTCCGATTGTTGTTCGAATCCTATGCTCCGCATTTGGCCCGAAAAAATCCCTTGTTTATGTCGGATAGAACTTAGATGAGCGGAAATCACCTTCTCATTCCAGGTAAATTCCGGCCATGTTGGGATCTGATAAATATAGCGGGTCACCGGCAAAAGCTCCGTTTGCCTAAGGATGGTCCTATTCTCCGCAAAAGTCAATTATTCTCCGCAAAATATGCGGAGAATAGGGGTCCTATTCTCCGCAAAAAACGGAAAGAGAAGGCGGTCCCTTAACCGAATTTGCCGGAAATATAGTCTTCGGTTTCCTTCTTAGAAGGATCGTGGAACATTTTCTTAGTGGAATCGAATTCCACCAAACGCCCCATATAAAAGAAGCCGGTATAATCGCTGACTCGAGCCGCTTGCTGCATGTTATGGGTCACGATCACGATCGTGTAGGAGTCCTTGAATTCGGAGATGAATTCCTCCACCTTCTTGGTGGAGATTGGATCCAAAGCGGAGCAGGGTTCGTCCATGAGAATGACTTCCGGATTCATGGCGATAGCTCTTGCAATACAAAGCCTTTGCTGTTGTCCTCCGGAGAGTCCGAGAGCGCTATCATTCAGTCTGTCCTTGACTTCTTTCCAGAGAGCGGCCTTGCGAAGGCTTTCCTCCACGACATGATTCATCTCGTCTTTGGGCATGCCTCCGTTCAATTTCAGACCGTAGGCGATATTCTCATAGATGGATTTGGGAAAGGGGAAAGACTTTTGGAATACCATTCCCACTCTCTTTCTCAATTCCACTACGTTCATTAGAGGATCGTAAACATTGATTCCGTCAATTTCCAGTTTTCCATTTACCTTGGTTCCGTCGATCACATCGTTCATCCGGTTGATGGATCTGAGGAATGTGGATTTACCGCAACCGGAAGGTCCGATGAAGGCGGTTACCTTCTTGGCTTGGATCTCCAGGGAAATGTCGTGGAGCGCCTGACTTTCTCCGTAGAAGAAATTAAAATGGCGGGCTTTGATCTTTATCTTTGTATCTTTCACTTGCGATTAACTCCTCGCAGTTCTTAAAAAGGTCGGTTTAAACATGAGCTCTGCCTCGAGCCTTTCTGATTTTATAACGTAGGTAAGTGGCGAAGAAACTCATTCCGAAGGTAAGAACGAGTAGGACCACGGTTGTCGCATATTGCTTAGGCATCGCCGCATCCACATCCGGAGACTGGGTGGAGAGAACGAATAGATGGTATCCCAATTGCATGAATTGATCGGATAAATGAGTGGGTAGTTCGGGTAAAGAATACACCACTCCTACGAAAAGAATGGGGGCCACTTCTCCAGCTCCTCTTCCTATGGCAAGAATGGCTCCCGTAAGAATTCCGGTAACCGAGTTGGGAAGAACCAATTTCCAAATCGTCTGCCATTTGGTGGCACCCAATGCCAAGCTGGATTCTCTCATTTCTCTGGGAATACTTTTCATCGTTTCTTCCACGGAGATGATCACTACAGGAAGAGTGAGAATGGCTAGAGTCGCCGCGGCCCAGATAAGCGCGGGTTTTCCCCAAACGGCCGATGTGTTTCCTGCGGCAAAATCGATTCCTTTACCTATGAATTGGATGAAGAATCCCACTCCGAAAAGACCGAACACGATGGAAGGAACTCCCGCCAAAGTGTTGATGGCGAAACGAACGGTCATGGTGAACCTGGAATCCCTGGAAGTGTATTCCGAAAGAAATATGCCGGTTGCTGTTCCGATCGGAATGCTAAAAAGGATCATTATGAAAACGAGGTATACTGTCCCGTATATCGCGGGAAAGATCCCTCCCTCTAAGTTATTGTTCCGAGGGGCTTCGGTCAGGAATTCCCAGGACACGCCGGAAAGACCCTTGTAGAGTATGTTTCCCAGCATAAACAATACAGCGAAGAGTATGATTCCGGTCGCAAGCATCGGAAGACCCACCGCAAGAATAGAGAAGAGTTTATCTTTGATGACTCTTTTGCGTTTAAGTTTGACTTTTTTCCATTTCAAGGTTGTATACCGAGTCTATACGAAGAGTTCATTAAGATCCGTGGAATTTCTTCATCAGCTTCTTCTTTACGTATAATTCCGTAAAAGCGTTTAAAGAAAACGTAAATAGAAAGAGAAGAACTCCGAGGAAGAATAGAATATTATAATGTTCAGAACCCCAGATCACTTCGCCCATCTCCGCGCCGATGGTCGCGGCAAAAGTACGGCTGGGATCGAAGATTCCGAAGGACATAAGGGGAGCGTTACCGGTTGCCATGAGGGCGATCATGGTCTCTCCGAAGGCTCTACCCACTCCTAAAAGAACCGCGGCAAAAACCCCGGGCAGGGCGGCAGGTAACATGACACGATAGGCGGTTTGCCATTCGGTGGCCCCGAGTGCTAGGGCAGCCTGTCTATAGGATTGGGGGACGGTGCTGAGTGCGTCTTCGGCCACCGTGAAAATGATCGGAGTGACTGCGATAGCGAGACCGATTCCTCCGGTTAATGCGTTTAACCGAAAATCCAAATCAAAGGTGGCTTTTACAAGAGTCGCCACATCCATCAGACAGAAAAATCCGATGACTACCGACGGAAAATTGGCCAACATTTCTATCGCTGGTTTAACGATTTCGCGAACCCTTCTGGGTGCGAAAAATGTAATATTTAAGGCCGCGAGAATGGCCAGAGGAGCTCCGATCAGAATGGCAATAAGAGTGGTCTTGGCTGTTCCTACGATAAGAGGAAGAATACCGAATTTAGGAACCGAAGATACCGGTTGCCAGATCTTACTGAATAGATTTTCGAATAAGGACAGTTTTTCTGGCTCAGGTTCCTTGGAGGAGGAACTGAGAGGAGTTAATTCCAGAGTGTCTCCGTCCGGATTGTACTCGCTGGGAGCCGATTCTCCGCCGACGCTTTGTTCTGCAACTACAGGATTCGATTTATCGGAGAAGAAGAGGGAGGATGCTTCGCGAAACACGAAGAAAAAGATGAGTAGAATCAGTAATATGGATATCGCGGCGATTCCTTTGACCAAGGACTCGGCGACCGTGTCGATTCTTCGCCTGCTGGGCCTTAGTAGATACTTCAGCAGAGGATCAATTTTGCTCATTGAAAATATTCCGAATCACAGAGTTAGAGAAACGGCTCCGATTGGGAAGTCCCTTTCAGAGCCGAGTCCAAGAATTATTTCTTTTTTAACGGGAAGTAGCCGACTTCTTTTACGACCTTCTGACCGTCTTTTCCGATGACCCAATCCACGAACTTTTTGGTCTCGTCTTTCGGAGCCTCTCTCAGATAGAAATAAAGATATCTGGAGATAGGGTATTTATTGGAGAGAATATTCGCTTCAGTAGGAAGTTCCGCCTTTCCGTTTTCATCCAAAGAAACCGCCAGGTCTTTCACGCCGGATGCGTAAGCAGCACCGCCGTAACCGATTCCCCATTTATCCTTGGAGATCGCGTTCACGAGTGCGGCGGTTCCGACCATATGCTGAACCGCAGGGTCGAAATCCTGTTTTTCCAATACGTGGTCTTTGAAATATTCGTAAGTTCCGGAATTGTTTTCACGGCTGTAGAGAACGATTTTGTGATCTTCTCCTCCCAGCTCTTTCCAATTCGTGATTTTTCCGGTGAAGACTTTTCTTAGTTGTTCGATGGAGATTTTCGCCAGTGGATTCTTCTTATTCGCGTAAACGGAAAGTCCGTCGATCGCTACTTTGATTTCCACTCCGTTGGAATTATATTTTTCCTTTAACTGTTGGATTTCCGCAGGCTTAAGGGGGCGGGAAGCGGAGCAGATGTCCGTGGTTCCGTTGATCAGGGCCGCGATTCCGGTTCCCGAGCCTCCGCCGGTCACTTGGAACTGGACGGATTTGTCAGGGAAGGATTCCGTCCATTTTTGGACTAGGATAACCATGGTATCCGAACCTTTGATCGTGATCGTCTTTTTCTGTTCCCCGGATACGGAAAGAGAGAAAAGAGCTAAACTTAGAAAGACTAAAAGTCTTAAGCTTATTTTTTTCATCTGTTTGATATTTCTCCTGAAATATTTTTGAATCTTAGATAAGAACCGTTACGAACGGATTTCTCGGATATTACAATCCCGATACACTCTGTTTTATCGCTTTGAAACGGCATTTTAACGCATTCTACGAAAACGGGCCCCTCATCTCGAGGATGAAGGGCGCCTAACTCTATTTAATGTGCGGGAAATCCCACTGCCGTTCTGATTTTGTTACCGCAATCGCCGCTAGCCTGTCCCAGATTGGGGTCGCAGGTATAGCTTTTGAAGTTCACAGGGGTGGCGTTCGTAGGAATTCCGGAGCCCAAAAATCCTAGAGCGCTGCAAGTTGATTTGGAAAGCGCGGACTTCCTGAGTTCCGTATCCAGAGAGTGTCCAAACATTACATAAAGGTAATAGTTGGTCGGAGAAATCGGAGTGTTCGAAGTCCCGAAAACCGTAAAAGTATCGTAACAGGTTCCGGTGTAATCGGTGAAATTACCCGCGACCTCCACCACTACGATGGATTTGTTTCCGTCGTCCGGAGTCCCCACAAGGGCGGTCAATAGTGCTGAGTCCTGGGCCTTGTCCGAAGCGCAGGAAATCGCCAGCAACCCCAGGATCGGAAGTATGAATTTAAGTTTAGATTTCATAAAATTTCTCTTCTTCCTTTGTTAATCTAGTCTGGTATTCAATTGGTCCGGAGTAACTACGCCGGTCCAGAAAGTGGCTTGCAATTGGAAATATACCGTTTGGTTGTTCACGGTCTCATGCTCACGAGTGACAGGATCTACTCCGTATTTCAGTACGGGAATCTGGTAGAATAACTGGGCCTTGAACAGGTGTTTGTCTCCGAATAGATTCAAACCCACCCAGTAGTATTTTTTAAGATCCGTATCTTCGATCTTACCGTTGCGGTTGAAATCTCCTTTTAGGAAATCGTATCTGAAAACGGGCATAATCCAATATTTATCGAATACTTGGATATTGTATCCGACGGTAGCCTGCCATCCGGAAAGACTGTTGGAGGCAGCTCCGCTATAGGCGGTGTAAGCTCCGCTCAGATAAAAGCCGTTCCAGCTCATGGTTCCATCGTAAGTATAACCTCTTAGATCCAGATTTTTCTGGCAATAGCTGGTTTGATAACTGGGAACCGCGCAATCGTAGGTGCTGTTGTCCGCGGTAGTTTGGGTGGTGAGAAGATACTGAGTAGGAGCTCCTCTCGGAATCGCGCCGTCCACCGCGAGAGTAGAGGCGGGTCCCGAACTAAAGCTTACGTTTTTAGTCTGCATGGCCGCGGCTCCAAGGGAGATTTTCAGATCCTTTTGAAAGATTTCCTCTCCTTCCTGCCAGCCGACGTTGCTACCGTTTTCCTTGACTAGTCCGCCTAAAACGTTCCATTGCACTCTCGCAAAGTAAAGGGGAGAATTCAATACAGGTTGGTTGGGCCTTCCGGCTACCGTTAGGTCCTGGCGTCTGCCGGTACCGTAGTCTCCACCGGCTCCATGACCGTTACCCGCCATAAGGTCTACTGTTAGGTATTTTTCGTATTTTCCTTCGAAGAAATCCTTTAAGGGAGAAAGTCTGAGATTGACCCCCATATCGAACTGCGGATAAGCATTGGTCATATAAGAGCGTTCCAAAGCGATGAAGTTCGCGGAAGACATCAGATATTCCCTATGAAACTGGGTAGGCAATTGCCCGAAGCTGACTCTCGCTCCCATGATAGGGATATTCACGTATAAGAAAGCTTCTTGGATATAACCCCTTCCTTCTTTCAAGGAAACGTTGGTAACTTCTCCCG
This sequence is a window from Leptospira wolffii serovar Khorat str. Khorat-H2. Protein-coding genes within it:
- the pstB gene encoding phosphate ABC transporter ATP-binding protein PstB, which produces MKDTKIKIKARHFNFFYGESQALHDISLEIQAKKVTAFIGPSGCGKSTFLRSINRMNDVIDGTKVNGKLEIDGINVYDPLMNVVELRKRVGMVFQKSFPFPKSIYENIAYGLKLNGGMPKDEMNHVVEESLRKAALWKEVKDRLNDSALGLSGGQQQRLCIARAIAMNPEVILMDEPCSALDPISTKKVEEFISEFKDSYTIVIVTHNMQQAARVSDYTGFFYMGRLVEFDSTKKMFHDPSKKETEDYISGKFG
- a CDS encoding LA_3150 family lipoprotein → MKSKLKFILPILGLLAISCASDKAQDSALLTALVGTPDDGNKSIVVVEVAGNFTDYTGTCYDTFTVFGTSNTPISPTNYYLYVMFGHSLDTELRKSALSKSTCSALGFLGSGIPTNATPVNFKSYTCDPNLGQASGDCGNKIRTAVGFPAH
- the pstA gene encoding phosphate ABC transporter permease PstA, with protein sequence MKWKKVKLKRKRVIKDKLFSILAVGLPMLATGIILFAVLFMLGNILYKGLSGVSWEFLTEAPRNNNLEGGIFPAIYGTVYLVFIMILFSIPIGTATGIFLSEYTSRDSRFTMTVRFAINTLAGVPSIVFGLFGVGFFIQFIGKGIDFAAGNTSAVWGKPALIWAAATLAILTLPVVIISVEETMKSIPREMRESSLALGATKWQTIWKLVLPNSVTGILTGAILAIGRGAGEVAPILFVGVVYSLPELPTHLSDQFMQLGYHLFVLSTQSPDVDAAMPKQYATTVVLLVLTFGMSFFATYLRYKIRKARGRAHV
- the pstC gene encoding phosphate ABC transporter permease subunit PstC; this translates as MSKIDPLLKYLLRPSRRRIDTVAESLVKGIAAISILLILLIFFFVFREASSLFFSDKSNPVVAEQSVGGESAPSEYNPDGDTLELTPLSSSSKEPEPEKLSLFENLFSKIWQPVSSVPKFGILPLIVGTAKTTLIAILIGAPLAILAALNITFFAPRRVREIVKPAIEMLANFPSVVIGFFCLMDVATLVKATFDLDFRLNALTGGIGLAIAVTPIIFTVAEDALSTVPQSYRQAALALGATEWQTAYRVMLPAALPGVFAAVLLGVGRAFGETMIALMATGNAPLMSFGIFDPSRTFAATIGAEMGEVIWGSEHYNILFFLGVLLFLFTFSLNAFTELYVKKKLMKKFHGS
- a CDS encoding Fic family protein, which produces MTFAENRTILRQTELLPVTRYIYQIPTWPEFTWNEKVISAHLSSIRHKQGIFSGQMRSIGFEQQSDTRIRALQEEIVRSFAIEGESLDPEQVRSSIARHLGIESAAIPEEEREIDGIVEMALDATENHSHPLTEERLFSWHSALFPSGRSGLKKITVADWRKPGSDPMLVVSGKMGREVVHYEAPKAKSVPKEMKRFLTWFRQETEMDSILKSAVSHFWFLTIHPFEDGNGRIARAISDMLLTRSEEGLPKFYSMSSGIQKERKQYYEILEFSQKANLDITRWISWYLDCLGRSIQFAEETVELILKKSAFWHKYSGVSLNQRQIKVLKWALEGTNDPLTSSKYAKLTHSSQDTASRDIQDLISKGILKKESAGGRSTHYSPLL
- a CDS encoding phosphate ABC transporter substrate-binding protein; translated protein: MKKISLRLLVFLSLALFSLSVSGEQKKTITIKGSDTMVILVQKWTESFPDKSVQFQVTGGGSGTGIAALINGTTDICSASRPLKPAEIQQLKEKYNSNGVEIKVAIDGLSVYANKKNPLAKISIEQLRKVFTGKITNWKELGGEDHKIVLYSRENNSGTYEYFKDHVLEKQDFDPAVQHMVGTAALVNAISKDKWGIGYGGAAYASGVKDLAVSLDENGKAELPTEANILSNKYPISRYLYFYLREAPKDETKKFVDWVIGKDGQKVVKEVGYFPLKKK